A window of the Candidatus Nitrosotalea okcheonensis genome harbors these coding sequences:
- a CDS encoding Ntn hydrolase family protein (cleaves peptide bonds), translated as MSENQNGNRFPFYGPQGRLVLVDSALEAVSRGSTTIGIKTPNFAMIASQIKPTHPLMEPSEKIFPIDFHIGATGAGYIGDILQLIDTLRLESQKHRLTYETPIDVDSLAKHLSSFLHNYTTYAVRPQAASVIIVGEDQTGIQLYQVDPSGTFFRGSGFAIGQASDIALDVITKEYNKDMKLDQAIELGRKAIEKSLGEKPIVETGIVEPGKAFRKIRTDKI; from the coding sequence ATGTCTGAAAACCAAAATGGCAACAGATTTCCATTTTATGGCCCACAGGGAAGACTTGTTCTTGTAGACAGTGCTCTGGAGGCTGTAAGTAGAGGTTCTACAACCATTGGAATCAAGACGCCAAACTTTGCAATGATTGCAAGCCAGATAAAACCAACACACCCATTAATGGAGCCTTCTGAGAAAATATTTCCAATTGATTTCCATATTGGTGCGACAGGTGCTGGATACATTGGAGACATTCTGCAGCTAATTGACACATTACGGCTAGAATCACAAAAACATCGACTTACATATGAGACACCAATAGACGTAGATTCCCTAGCAAAGCACCTCAGTAGCTTTCTCCACAACTATACAACATACGCAGTAAGGCCACAGGCCGCATCAGTGATAATCGTAGGCGAAGACCAGACTGGGATCCAGTTGTATCAAGTAGACCCAAGCGGGACTTTTTTTAGAGGTTCTGGGTTTGCAATAGGTCAGGCATCCGATATTGCACTTGATGTAATAACAAAAGAGTACAACAAGGATATGAAGTTGGACCAAGCCATAGAACTCGGCAGAAAGGCAATTGAAAAATCTCTCGGGGAAAAACCCATAGTTGAAACAGGAATAGTTGAACCTGGAAAAGCGTTTCGTAAGATACGCACAGACAAAATCTAG
- a CDS encoding Ntn hydrolase family protein, with amino-acid sequence MTTIVGIKTKDGIVLGSDKRASKGFFIGSKIVQKIAKVDDTLAVAIAGQLSDAEHIIKVAKAERRLIELRRGFSLTIKEATRLIANIAYSGLRNYQPYYVELLVAGVDRDGAHVFAADMSGAITEEDFASSGSGSPIAYGVLESLYNKNITNSQASEIASRAVSAAMERDPGSGNGIDILAIQNLQKEAVT; translated from the coding sequence ATGACAACAATAGTCGGAATTAAGACAAAAGACGGGATAGTACTAGGATCAGACAAGAGAGCAAGCAAAGGCTTTTTCATCGGATCAAAAATAGTACAAAAAATTGCAAAGGTAGATGATACGCTGGCTGTCGCAATTGCAGGACAGCTCTCAGATGCAGAGCACATCATCAAAGTAGCAAAAGCAGAACGAAGGCTCATAGAATTGAGGCGGGGGTTCTCCTTGACCATAAAAGAGGCTACTAGACTGATTGCAAACATTGCCTATTCGGGTCTTAGAAACTACCAACCATACTATGTAGAATTACTGGTTGCAGGAGTAGACAGAGATGGCGCACATGTTTTTGCAGCAGATATGAGCGGAGCAATCACCGAGGAAGATTTTGCATCTTCGGGGTCGGGCTCTCCTATTGCATATGGTGTACTTGAGAGCTTGTACAACAAAAATATAACAAACAGTCAAGCAAGCGAGATTGCATCACGTGCAGTATCTGCCGCAATGGAGAGAGATCCAGGTTCTGGAAACGGCATAGACATTTTGGCCATACAGAACTTGCAAAAGGAGGCAGTGACATAA